In Gossypium arboreum isolate Shixiya-1 chromosome 6, ASM2569848v2, whole genome shotgun sequence, the following are encoded in one genomic region:
- the LOC108465090 gene encoding transcription termination factor MTERF2, chloroplastic isoform X1, producing MSTKSFSIHWNLKSQFPNTCFLPFARRCSLNAFPLSFFHCPRIHSPKPYLPQPPLVQSNPFNQTPHDLTQARESISEYLQELGLSLEDSISISSNSPKYMQMLVDAVKELEEWNAWNNSNGEGDSLGFKEMIIFMAKEKGDNGKVAFLESVGLPLSSAMSVARYLSSESLPSIIRKVKYMKENIFSVGDDKGGLSGKNARRMMMHLSISSDEDVQQTLSFFEKIEARRGGLEMLGLVDATFRFLLESFPRLLLLPVVSHLEPMVEFLENIGVPRRSMGNVFLLFPPILFYKIQGIKSKFSTFEKVGAAYKDIGKMLLKYPWIFSTSIQENYEQILLFFEEEKIPKTSVDRAIRSWPHLLGCSTSKLKLMVDQFGELGIRNKKFGRVIAKSPQLLLKKPQEFLQVVLFFEGLGLDQETVGKLVSRCPEVFAANIDTTLKKKVEFLAEFGISNDHLPRVIKKYPEVLVSDVNKTLLPRINYLMEMGLSRRQIALMIHRFPPLLGYSIEEVLKPKLNFLLNTIGKPAKDVVGYPRYFSYSLEKKIKPRFWVLKGRNIECSLEVMLGKNDEEFAAEFMGVGRMLVSPSATFQ from the exons ATGTCCACCAAATCCTTCTCAATTCACTGGAATTTAAAATCCCAGTTTCCAAACACCTGTTTTCTCCCTTTTGCTCGCCGGTGCTCTTTGAATGCTTTCCCCTTGTCATTCTTTCACTGCCCAAGAATCCATTCTCCGAAGCCATACCTTCCTCAACCTCCCTTGGTCCAATCCAATCCCTTTAACCAGACTCCACATGATCTAACACAAGCCCGAGAATCCATTTCTGAGTACCTCCAAGAACTGGGGCTTTCTTTGGAGGATTCCATTTCTATATCTTCTAATTCCCCGAAATACATGCAAATGCTGGTGGATGCTGTCAAGGAACTGGAGGAATGGAATGCTTGGAATAATAGTAACGGTGAAGGGGATAGTTTGGGGTTTAAGGAAATGATCATTTTTATGGCGAAGGAGAAGGGTGATAATGGAAAAGTTGCCTTTTTGGAGAGTGTGGGTTTGCCTCTCTCTTCTGCCATGAGCGTTGCTCGTTATTTGTCCTCAGAATCACTTCCCAGTATTATTCGTAAG gtTAAATATATGAAGGAAAATATATTTTCTGTCGGTGATGATAAAGGAGGGCTTAGTGGGAAAAATGCTCGCCGAATGATGATGCACTTGTCAATTTCTTCTGATGAAGATGTGCAACAAACCTTATCCTTCTTTGAGAAG ATTGAAGCAAGGCGTGGAGGTTTAGAGATGTTGGGTTTGGTAGATGCAACTTTTAGATTTCTGTTGGAATCATTTCCACGTCTTTTATTGTTACCAGTGGTGTCCCATTTGGAACCTATGGTTGAATTTCTTGAAAATATTGGAGTTCCAAGGAGATCTATGGGAAATGTATTTTTGTTGTTTCCTCCCATCTTGTTTTACAAGATTCAGggcattaaatcaaaattttcaactttcgaGAAG GTTGGTGCAGCATATAAAGATATTGGGAAAATGTTGCTAAAATATCCATGGATATTTTCAACAAGTATTCAAGAAAATTATGAGCAGATCCTTTTGTTTTTTGAGGAAGAAAAG ATACCGAAAACAAGTGTTGACCGAGCAATTAGAAGCTGGCCTCATTTATTGGGTTGTTCTACAAGCAAGCTAAAGTTAATGGTGGATCAATTTGGTGAATTGGGTATTAGAAACAAGAAATTTGGCCGGGTTATTGCCAAAAGTCCCCAGCTGCTATTAAAGAAACCTCAAGAATTTCTCCAG GTGGTTCTATTTTTTGAAGGACTTGGTCTTGATCAGGAAACTGTGGGGAAGTTAGTTTCTCGCTGTCCAGAAGTCTTTGCTGCCAACATCGATACAACTTTGAAGAAAAAGGTTGAGTTTCTCGCAGAATTTGGTATTTCCAATGACCACCTTCCTCGCGTCATCAAAAAGTATCCAGAGGTTCTTGTTTCTGATGTGAACAAAACTTTACTTCCTCG GATCAATTATTTGATGGAGATGGGGCTGTCTAGGAGGCAAATTGCTTTGATGATCCATAGGTTTCCTCCATTACTAGGATACAGCATTGAGGAGGTATTAAAAccgaaactcaatttccttttaaACACCATTGGAAAGCCTGCGAAGGATGTGGTGGGGTATCCTAGGTACTTTAGTTATTcattggaaaagaaaataaaacccaGGTTCTGGGTCCTTAAGGGAAGGAATATTGAATGTAGCTTAGAAGTAATGTTAGGGAAAAATGATGAAGAGTTTGCTGCTGAGTTTATGGGTGTTGGAAGAATGCTTGTTTCTCCATCCGCCACTTTTCAATGA
- the LOC108465090 gene encoding transcription termination factor MTERF6, chloroplastic/mitochondrial isoform X3 — translation MSTKSFSIHWNLKSQFPNTCFLPFARRCSLNAFPLSFFHCPRIHSPKPYLPQPPLVQSNPFNQTPHDLTQARESISEYLQELGLSLEDSISISSNSPKYMQMLVDAVKELEEWNAWNNSNGEGDSLGFKEMIIFMAKEKGDNGKVAFLESVGLPLSSAMSVARYLSSESLPSIIRKIEARRGGLEMLGLVDATFRFLLESFPRLLLLPVVSHLEPMVEFLENIGVPRRSMGNVFLLFPPILFYKIQGIKSKFSTFEKVGAAYKDIGKMLLKYPWIFSTSIQENYEQILLFFEEEKIPKTSVDRAIRSWPHLLGCSTSKLKLMVDQFGELGIRNKKFGRVIAKSPQLLLKKPQEFLQVVLFFEGLGLDQETVGKLVSRCPEVFAANIDTTLKKKVEFLAEFGISNDHLPRVIKKYPEVLVSDVNKTLLPRINYLMEMGLSRRQIALMIHRFPPLLGYSIEEVLKPKLNFLLNTIGKPAKDVVGYPRYFSYSLEKKIKPRFWVLKGRNIECSLEVMLGKNDEEFAAEFMGVGRMLVSPSATFQ, via the exons ATGTCCACCAAATCCTTCTCAATTCACTGGAATTTAAAATCCCAGTTTCCAAACACCTGTTTTCTCCCTTTTGCTCGCCGGTGCTCTTTGAATGCTTTCCCCTTGTCATTCTTTCACTGCCCAAGAATCCATTCTCCGAAGCCATACCTTCCTCAACCTCCCTTGGTCCAATCCAATCCCTTTAACCAGACTCCACATGATCTAACACAAGCCCGAGAATCCATTTCTGAGTACCTCCAAGAACTGGGGCTTTCTTTGGAGGATTCCATTTCTATATCTTCTAATTCCCCGAAATACATGCAAATGCTGGTGGATGCTGTCAAGGAACTGGAGGAATGGAATGCTTGGAATAATAGTAACGGTGAAGGGGATAGTTTGGGGTTTAAGGAAATGATCATTTTTATGGCGAAGGAGAAGGGTGATAATGGAAAAGTTGCCTTTTTGGAGAGTGTGGGTTTGCCTCTCTCTTCTGCCATGAGCGTTGCTCGTTATTTGTCCTCAGAATCACTTCCCAGTATTATTCGTAAG ATTGAAGCAAGGCGTGGAGGTTTAGAGATGTTGGGTTTGGTAGATGCAACTTTTAGATTTCTGTTGGAATCATTTCCACGTCTTTTATTGTTACCAGTGGTGTCCCATTTGGAACCTATGGTTGAATTTCTTGAAAATATTGGAGTTCCAAGGAGATCTATGGGAAATGTATTTTTGTTGTTTCCTCCCATCTTGTTTTACAAGATTCAGggcattaaatcaaaattttcaactttcgaGAAG GTTGGTGCAGCATATAAAGATATTGGGAAAATGTTGCTAAAATATCCATGGATATTTTCAACAAGTATTCAAGAAAATTATGAGCAGATCCTTTTGTTTTTTGAGGAAGAAAAG ATACCGAAAACAAGTGTTGACCGAGCAATTAGAAGCTGGCCTCATTTATTGGGTTGTTCTACAAGCAAGCTAAAGTTAATGGTGGATCAATTTGGTGAATTGGGTATTAGAAACAAGAAATTTGGCCGGGTTATTGCCAAAAGTCCCCAGCTGCTATTAAAGAAACCTCAAGAATTTCTCCAG GTGGTTCTATTTTTTGAAGGACTTGGTCTTGATCAGGAAACTGTGGGGAAGTTAGTTTCTCGCTGTCCAGAAGTCTTTGCTGCCAACATCGATACAACTTTGAAGAAAAAGGTTGAGTTTCTCGCAGAATTTGGTATTTCCAATGACCACCTTCCTCGCGTCATCAAAAAGTATCCAGAGGTTCTTGTTTCTGATGTGAACAAAACTTTACTTCCTCG GATCAATTATTTGATGGAGATGGGGCTGTCTAGGAGGCAAATTGCTTTGATGATCCATAGGTTTCCTCCATTACTAGGATACAGCATTGAGGAGGTATTAAAAccgaaactcaatttccttttaaACACCATTGGAAAGCCTGCGAAGGATGTGGTGGGGTATCCTAGGTACTTTAGTTATTcattggaaaagaaaataaaacccaGGTTCTGGGTCCTTAAGGGAAGGAATATTGAATGTAGCTTAGAAGTAATGTTAGGGAAAAATGATGAAGAGTTTGCTGCTGAGTTTATGGGTGTTGGAAGAATGCTTGTTTCTCCATCCGCCACTTTTCAATGA
- the LOC108465090 gene encoding transcription termination factor MTERF2, chloroplastic isoform X2, whose protein sequence is MSTKSFSIHWNLKSQFPNTCFLPFARRCSLNAFPLSFFHCPRIHSPKPYLPQPPLVQSNPFNQTPHDLTQARESISEYLQELGLSLEDSISISSNSPKYMQMLVDAVKELEEWNAWNNSNGEGDSLGFKEMIIFMAKEKGDNGKVAFLESVGLPLSSAMSVARYLSSESLPSIIRKVKYMKENIFSVGDDKGGLSGKNARRMMMHLSISSDEDVQQTLSFFEKIEARRGGLEMLGLVDATFRFLLESFPRLLLLPVVSHLEPMVEFLENIGVPRRSMGNVFLLFPPILFYKIQGIKSKFSTFEKVGAAYKDIGKMLLKYPWIFSTSIQENYEQILLFFEEEKIPKTSVDRAIRSWPHLLGCSTSKLKLMVDQFGELGIRNKKFGRVIAKSPQLLLKKPQEFLQETVGKLVSRCPEVFAANIDTTLKKKVEFLAEFGISNDHLPRVIKKYPEVLVSDVNKTLLPRINYLMEMGLSRRQIALMIHRFPPLLGYSIEEVLKPKLNFLLNTIGKPAKDVVGYPRYFSYSLEKKIKPRFWVLKGRNIECSLEVMLGKNDEEFAAEFMGVGRMLVSPSATFQ, encoded by the exons ATGTCCACCAAATCCTTCTCAATTCACTGGAATTTAAAATCCCAGTTTCCAAACACCTGTTTTCTCCCTTTTGCTCGCCGGTGCTCTTTGAATGCTTTCCCCTTGTCATTCTTTCACTGCCCAAGAATCCATTCTCCGAAGCCATACCTTCCTCAACCTCCCTTGGTCCAATCCAATCCCTTTAACCAGACTCCACATGATCTAACACAAGCCCGAGAATCCATTTCTGAGTACCTCCAAGAACTGGGGCTTTCTTTGGAGGATTCCATTTCTATATCTTCTAATTCCCCGAAATACATGCAAATGCTGGTGGATGCTGTCAAGGAACTGGAGGAATGGAATGCTTGGAATAATAGTAACGGTGAAGGGGATAGTTTGGGGTTTAAGGAAATGATCATTTTTATGGCGAAGGAGAAGGGTGATAATGGAAAAGTTGCCTTTTTGGAGAGTGTGGGTTTGCCTCTCTCTTCTGCCATGAGCGTTGCTCGTTATTTGTCCTCAGAATCACTTCCCAGTATTATTCGTAAG gtTAAATATATGAAGGAAAATATATTTTCTGTCGGTGATGATAAAGGAGGGCTTAGTGGGAAAAATGCTCGCCGAATGATGATGCACTTGTCAATTTCTTCTGATGAAGATGTGCAACAAACCTTATCCTTCTTTGAGAAG ATTGAAGCAAGGCGTGGAGGTTTAGAGATGTTGGGTTTGGTAGATGCAACTTTTAGATTTCTGTTGGAATCATTTCCACGTCTTTTATTGTTACCAGTGGTGTCCCATTTGGAACCTATGGTTGAATTTCTTGAAAATATTGGAGTTCCAAGGAGATCTATGGGAAATGTATTTTTGTTGTTTCCTCCCATCTTGTTTTACAAGATTCAGggcattaaatcaaaattttcaactttcgaGAAG GTTGGTGCAGCATATAAAGATATTGGGAAAATGTTGCTAAAATATCCATGGATATTTTCAACAAGTATTCAAGAAAATTATGAGCAGATCCTTTTGTTTTTTGAGGAAGAAAAG ATACCGAAAACAAGTGTTGACCGAGCAATTAGAAGCTGGCCTCATTTATTGGGTTGTTCTACAAGCAAGCTAAAGTTAATGGTGGATCAATTTGGTGAATTGGGTATTAGAAACAAGAAATTTGGCCGGGTTATTGCCAAAAGTCCCCAGCTGCTATTAAAGAAACCTCAAGAATTTCTCCAG GAAACTGTGGGGAAGTTAGTTTCTCGCTGTCCAGAAGTCTTTGCTGCCAACATCGATACAACTTTGAAGAAAAAGGTTGAGTTTCTCGCAGAATTTGGTATTTCCAATGACCACCTTCCTCGCGTCATCAAAAAGTATCCAGAGGTTCTTGTTTCTGATGTGAACAAAACTTTACTTCCTCG GATCAATTATTTGATGGAGATGGGGCTGTCTAGGAGGCAAATTGCTTTGATGATCCATAGGTTTCCTCCATTACTAGGATACAGCATTGAGGAGGTATTAAAAccgaaactcaatttccttttaaACACCATTGGAAAGCCTGCGAAGGATGTGGTGGGGTATCCTAGGTACTTTAGTTATTcattggaaaagaaaataaaacccaGGTTCTGGGTCCTTAAGGGAAGGAATATTGAATGTAGCTTAGAAGTAATGTTAGGGAAAAATGATGAAGAGTTTGCTGCTGAGTTTATGGGTGTTGGAAGAATGCTTGTTTCTCCATCCGCCACTTTTCAATGA